A window of Thermodesulfobacteriota bacterium contains these coding sequences:
- a CDS encoding potassium/proton antiporter — translation MDYSIEFILFGASVLLLLSILASKVASKLSVPALIIFILVGMVAGSEGPGGVEFDDAWAAQLLGVIALAFIIFSGGLHSSWGQVRPVLWTGISLSTVGVFLTAILVGLFVHYFFEFSLLSALLLGAIVSSTDAAAVFSVIGSSGTQLKSSIKDLLEFESASNDPMAVILTLGFIHLITNPEASIWSMIFLLVQQMVLGIIIGFVMGKVIVFKVNRLRLDYEGLYPVLTLSLVLFTYGLTAWIGGSGFLAVYIAGLMMGGSEFVNKQSLTRFHDGLAWLMQITMFLILGLLVFPSQLFPVAFAGICISLFLIFIARPLGVFVSLPFGKINLKEKTFISWVGLRGAVPIILATFPLLAGVPKADVLFNIVFFIVITSVLIQGTTIPFAAKLFGVDVPDSKTKTDHVEFEFTYDENSQKTELVIPQNSNAVGLQVVELGLPKSAIIILIKRDSNSIVPSGATVIEAQDKLLMLSENKDMPKIKSILGISD, via the coding sequence TTGGACTATTCAATTGAATTCATACTATTTGGCGCATCTGTATTATTGCTGCTGAGTATTCTCGCCAGTAAAGTTGCCTCAAAACTAAGCGTACCCGCTCTTATTATTTTTATATTAGTCGGCATGGTGGCAGGCTCTGAAGGCCCAGGAGGAGTTGAGTTTGATGATGCATGGGCCGCTCAGCTACTTGGAGTAATTGCACTTGCCTTCATTATCTTCTCTGGTGGGCTTCATTCCAGCTGGGGACAGGTAAGGCCTGTTCTGTGGACCGGGATTTCACTCTCAACCGTAGGGGTTTTCTTAACAGCCATATTAGTTGGCTTATTTGTGCATTATTTCTTTGAATTTTCTCTCTTATCCGCCTTACTTCTGGGCGCGATTGTTTCTTCTACAGATGCCGCTGCTGTATTTTCTGTCATAGGCTCAAGCGGCACACAGCTAAAAAGTAGTATCAAGGATCTGCTAGAATTTGAATCAGCCAGTAACGACCCTATGGCCGTTATTCTTACACTCGGATTTATCCATCTTATCACCAATCCCGAAGCATCAATTTGGAGCATGATTTTTCTTCTAGTTCAGCAGATGGTCTTAGGAATAATCATAGGGTTTGTTATGGGAAAAGTGATAGTTTTTAAGGTTAATAGACTAAGGCTTGATTATGAGGGTCTTTATCCTGTACTAACCCTCTCTTTGGTGTTATTCACATATGGCCTTACTGCTTGGATCGGCGGTAGCGGTTTTTTGGCTGTATATATAGCAGGGCTTATGATGGGCGGAAGTGAGTTTGTAAACAAACAGAGCTTGACGCGTTTTCATGATGGGCTTGCATGGTTAATGCAGATTACAATGTTCCTTATACTCGGACTGTTGGTTTTTCCTTCTCAGCTATTCCCTGTGGCATTTGCAGGAATTTGCATATCGCTGTTTTTAATTTTTATAGCACGCCCGCTCGGAGTGTTTGTATCTCTTCCATTTGGTAAAATAAATCTTAAAGAGAAAACATTTATTTCCTGGGTAGGGCTAAGGGGCGCCGTTCCTATTATTTTGGCAACATTTCCTCTCTTAGCGGGTGTTCCCAAGGCCGATGTTCTATTCAATATCGTATTCTTTATTGTCATAACCTCAGTTCTTATTCAGGGAACTACTATTCCATTTGCGGCTAAGCTTTTTGGGGTTGACGTGCCGGACTCAAAGACGAAAACTGATCACGTTGAGTTTGAATTTACCTACGATGAGAATAGCCAGAAAACTGAGCTAGTAATCCCTCAGAACTCAAATGCGGTAGGGCTTCAAGTCGTCGAGCTTGGACTGCCAAAGAGCGCCATAATTATACTTATAAAAAGAGATAGTAATTCCATAGTTCCGAGCGGGGCCACGGTTATAGAAGCGCAAGACAAGCTTCTTATGCTTTCAGAGAACAAAGATATGCCAAAAATAAAGTCCATCTTAGGAATAAGCGATTAA